TCCTCTCTATGTAGCGGCTCTCTTGTTTTTACTTCTGGTAATTGCCATTGCCGGGAACGCTCTGAAAGCCGTCTGGAAGTTTCGATTCATCCTCATCATTCTATTCTTCCTGAGCCTTTTTCTCTGGACTTTTTTCTACAGAGGATCCATGCCGACTGATCAACATTTCCTCGACCTGAGTGGAAAGGGAATTCTCTTCGGAGCCGGCATGGGGTTGAGGCTCTCCAGTATGATGATTGCCGGAGTCATCTTCCTTACGACGACGAAAGTCGAGGCCTTCTCGTACGGCCTGAACAAGATGGGGATCCCATACAGGATAAGCTTTGCATTGACCCTTGCCTTCCGACTCGTTCCCCTCTTCATCGATAACGCCTTTACAATCATCGATGCGCAGAAATCGAGAGGGCTCCAGCTTGAAAAGGTTAGCCTCACCAGGAAGATCAAGGGGTACATCCCCCTGATCATTCCTGTTTTCGCAAGCTCTTTGAGAGCTGCCGACAATCTCGCCCTTGCTCTCGAATCCAAAGGCTTTGGTCTGAAGGAGAAGCGGACATCGTTCGTGGAATACCGCTTCGGCATTCGCGACTTCATCGCCATCGCCCTCTTCATGATCGCCGACACCACCATCATCTTCCTCCGCATC
The sequence above is drawn from the Acidobacteriota bacterium genome and encodes:
- a CDS encoding energy-coupling factor transporter transmembrane component T → MQIYIYSEKESIIHSIHPMVKIILLLVYFQMAMMFQHPLYVAALLFLLLVIAIAGNALKAVWKFRFILIILFFLSLFLWTFFYRGSMPTDQHFLDLSGKGILFGAGMGLRLSSMMIAGVIFLTTTKVEAFSYGLNKMGIPYRISFALTLAFRLVPLFIDNAFTIIDAQKSRGLQLEKVSLTRKIKGYIPLIIPVFASSLRAADNLALALESKGFGLKEKRTSFVEYRFGIRDFIAIALFMIADTTIIFLRINGHGLI